The following proteins are co-located in the Gloeocapsa sp. PCC 7428 genome:
- a CDS encoding Uma2 family endonuclease: MNTATNIHWTTADLKLFPDDGNRYEIIDGELFVTKAPHWKHQNVADNVCIELKLWSRQTGLGDAATTPGVIFTDADNVIPDVVWVSNQRLAVILDDAGHLVGAPELVIEVLSPGELQAKRDRQLKLKLYSIQGVQEYWIIDPQKQQVEIYRRENAVLKLAATLYKEDDLNSPLLPDFSCSVTRIFN; encoded by the coding sequence ATGAATACTGCAACAAATATCCACTGGACAACAGCTGATCTCAAGTTATTTCCAGATGACGGAAATCGCTATGAAATTATTGATGGAGAGTTGTTTGTGACTAAAGCGCCCCACTGGAAACATCAAAATGTTGCTGATAATGTTTGCATAGAGTTAAAACTTTGGTCAAGGCAAACAGGTTTAGGGGATGCAGCTACGACTCCTGGAGTAATTTTTACAGATGCTGACAACGTGATTCCCGATGTGGTATGGGTTAGTAATCAGCGCTTAGCAGTAATACTAGATGATGCAGGGCATTTAGTGGGCGCACCAGAACTTGTTATTGAAGTGTTATCTCCAGGAGAATTACAAGCGAAACGCGATCGCCAACTCAAACTGAAACTTTACTCGATTCAAGGCGTACAAGAATATTGGATCATCGATCCTCAAAAGCAGCAGGTAGAAATTTATCGTCGAGAAAATGCTGTGTTGAAACTAGCAGCAACTTTATATAAAGAAGATGATTTAAATAGTCCTCTTTTACCTGATTTTAGTTGTAGTGTTACGCGGATATTTAACTAG
- a CDS encoding pyridoxamine 5'-phosphate oxidase family protein, which yields METPYHAGELAVQSQAGVQAEAASLGNIIGATIKPAAKDFLQNQRFAIASTIDSNHVWASLLTGKPGFVQAIGDRTINIQATIPSASLQIGLLVIDFATRRRLRINGKATRKSDVSTDIATQQVYFNCPKYIQQRYLVADDTQLPTPSVQDFNSLTVKQQQWITSADTFFIASMHPESGADASHRGGYPGFVQVVNENLLVFPDYVGNNMFNTLGNIALNPNSGLLFVDFERGNTLQLTGEASIIWEKERLVEFQIKGVRETINATNLRWKFAEYSPFNPLL from the coding sequence ATGGAAACTCCTTACCACGCCGGAGAACTTGCGGTTCAAAGTCAAGCGGGAGTGCAAGCAGAAGCTGCAAGCTTAGGAAATATCATTGGTGCAACGATTAAACCAGCAGCAAAAGACTTTTTGCAAAATCAAAGATTTGCGATCGCATCCACTATTGATTCAAACCATGTATGGGCATCGTTGTTGACTGGAAAACCTGGATTTGTGCAAGCGATCGGCGATCGCACCATCAACATTCAAGCGACAATTCCTAGCGCATCACTGCAAATTGGTTTACTGGTTATCGATTTTGCAACTCGACGACGTTTAAGAATTAACGGGAAGGCTACGAGAAAATCTGATGTTAGTACTGATATCGCAACTCAACAAGTTTATTTCAATTGCCCCAAGTATATCCAACAGCGTTATTTAGTTGCAGATGACACTCAGCTACCTACACCGTCAGTTCAAGATTTTAATAGTCTCACTGTAAAACAGCAACAGTGGATTACTTCTGCTGATACATTCTTTATTGCCAGTATGCATCCTGAAAGTGGTGCTGATGCATCGCATCGCGGCGGATATCCAGGATTTGTTCAGGTAGTGAATGAAAACCTGCTTGTATTTCCTGACTATGTTGGTAATAATATGTTCAATACTTTGGGTAACATTGCGCTCAATCCAAATTCAGGTTTGTTGTTTGTTGATTTTGAACGCGGCAACACATTACAACTTACAGGAGAAGCTAGCATCATTTGGGAAAAAGAACGTCTTGTCGAATTTCAAATTAAAGGCGTTAGAGAAACTATTAATGCTACAAATCTACGATGGAAGTTTGCAGAATACTCTCCATTTAATCCATTATTGTAA
- a CDS encoding glutathione S-transferase family protein, whose amino-acid sequence MLKLYDFPLSGNCHKVRLMLSLLQLDYDLIPVNLKEGEQKSAAFLQLNPLGQVPVLIDDDVVVWDSQAILVYLARRYGGEKWLPTDADSMSKVMQWLLIAANNIQNSIAAARLHFLFNTQLDLDLAHQKAYQILQIFDEHLSKRDWLECHRLTIADIACFPYIALAPQGKISLDAYPHVTNWINRIKDLPGYISMPGIAG is encoded by the coding sequence ATGTTGAAATTGTACGATTTCCCACTATCAGGCAACTGCCATAAAGTACGGTTAATGTTGTCACTCCTGCAACTCGATTACGATCTCATTCCTGTCAACTTGAAAGAAGGCGAACAAAAATCAGCAGCGTTTTTGCAACTAAATCCGCTAGGGCAAGTACCAGTACTTATTGATGATGACGTGGTAGTTTGGGATTCGCAGGCAATTTTAGTGTATCTGGCGCGGCGCTATGGAGGGGAAAAATGGTTGCCCACAGATGCAGACTCGATGAGTAAAGTTATGCAGTGGTTATTGATCGCAGCTAATAATATTCAAAATAGTATAGCTGCGGCTAGATTGCATTTCTTATTTAATACCCAGCTGGATTTAGATTTAGCGCACCAGAAAGCTTACCAAATTCTGCAAATATTTGATGAACACTTGAGTAAGCGTGACTGGTTAGAATGCCATCGCCTAACGATTGCAGATATAGCCTGTTTTCCATATATAGCATTAGCACCACAAGGCAAAATTTCTTTAGATGCTTATCCTCATGTCACTAATTGGATCAACCGTATCAAAGATCTTCCTGGTTATATCAGTATGCCAGGTATTGCAGGGTAG
- a CDS encoding TetR/AcrR family transcriptional regulator codes for MSKDKEQVIIELLKVFRQYGYEGATLTRLSQATGLGKASLYHHFPKGKEEMAQAVLNYLNDWMETNIFATLRSHNQPIERIRAMTQKVNELYNCGEHACLLAVLSLESKLFAKEIQNALTGWINSLAQVLIDAGFEEKLAHQKAEDAVLQIQGSLVLARGLGNTAPFQRVLQRLPEELLKS; via the coding sequence ATGTCCAAAGACAAAGAACAAGTCATTATCGAATTACTCAAAGTTTTTCGGCAATATGGGTACGAAGGGGCAACATTAACGCGGCTTTCGCAAGCTACAGGTTTAGGCAAAGCCAGTCTTTATCATCATTTTCCTAAAGGTAAGGAAGAAATGGCACAAGCAGTTCTCAATTACCTTAACGATTGGATGGAGACAAATATTTTTGCAACATTGCGCAGTCACAATCAACCGATTGAGCGAATTCGGGCGATGACGCAAAAAGTTAATGAATTGTACAATTGCGGCGAACACGCCTGTCTTCTAGCAGTATTATCACTCGAATCAAAGTTGTTTGCAAAAGAAATTCAGAACGCTTTAACCGGTTGGATTAATAGTTTGGCACAGGTTTTGATTGATGCTGGCTTTGAAGAAAAACTAGCGCATCAGAAAGCAGAAGATGCCGTATTACAAATTCAAGGTTCATTAGTATTAGCAAGGGGTCTAGGAAACACTGCACCTTTTCAACGTGTTTTACAACGTTTACCCGAAGAGTTATTGAAAAGCTAG
- a CDS encoding AraC family transcriptional regulator, translated as MTLILNGSDWDELRKQAPKPQVQNLVLDGFEILEGMPEIANWGYSRSMDLSPGVWLCFSDCEFHQDLILKIPAHDHPIQFTIFLSGGLYFDDVHPHVMGGTHSYFSGSGISPACAEKNRAGDRLTIVDLTIEPQLLESFFLEEGHYSHALQKLLFKGEDWKLSFYPKVTPAMRSLAQQMWNTPYRGAAKRIHLQAKVFELIAIYLDLISAQKPIHNIPQLKPETIARLHHAKEILTTQLEHPPSVSELAQQVGVSVSTLHRGFPALFNTTAIGYLTQQRLEKAEMLLRQGDLKVAEVANLVGYGHLGHFAAAFKRQYGITPSQCLAGKKVVFR; from the coding sequence ATGACACTTATCCTCAACGGATCGGACTGGGATGAATTGCGCAAGCAGGCTCCAAAACCCCAGGTTCAGAATCTCGTACTCGATGGTTTTGAGATACTTGAGGGTATGCCGGAAATTGCAAATTGGGGCTACTCTCGCAGCATGGATCTATCGCCTGGGGTGTGGTTGTGTTTCTCAGATTGTGAATTTCACCAGGATTTAATCTTAAAGATACCTGCCCATGACCATCCGATTCAGTTCACGATTTTTCTATCAGGAGGCTTATATTTTGATGATGTTCATCCTCATGTTATGGGTGGGACACATAGCTATTTTTCAGGTAGTGGAATTTCGCCTGCCTGTGCCGAGAAAAATCGCGCTGGAGATCGCTTAACTATTGTAGATTTGACAATTGAACCGCAACTGTTAGAATCATTTTTTCTGGAGGAAGGGCATTATAGTCATGCTCTCCAGAAACTGCTGTTTAAAGGCGAAGACTGGAAGCTATCATTTTACCCCAAAGTAACACCAGCAATGCGATCGCTCGCGCAACAAATGTGGAATACACCCTATCGCGGTGCAGCCAAGCGGATACATCTTCAAGCGAAGGTGTTTGAACTGATTGCAATCTACCTAGATTTGATTTCGGCACAAAAGCCCATTCATAACATACCTCAGCTTAAACCTGAGACGATCGCGCGTCTTCACCACGCTAAGGAAATTTTGACAACACAACTTGAGCATCCGCCATCGGTGTCGGAACTAGCACAACAAGTGGGAGTGAGTGTGAGTACTCTGCACAGAGGTTTTCCCGCACTCTTCAACACAACTGCGATTGGATATTTGACACAGCAACGGTTAGAAAAGGCAGAAATGTTGTTGCGTCAAGGCGATCTCAAAGTTGCAGAAGTAGCAAATCTGGTAGGCTATGGACACTTGGGGCACTTCGCAGCAGCGTTCAAGCGTCAGTATGGCATCACGCCTAGTCAGTGTTTGGCAGGGAAAAAAGTAGTTTTCCGCTAG
- a CDS encoding TonB-dependent receptor → MRGWCLSASVGLSFLISMAGCLSAIAVSSVSVQEKPHRQDVETKYETHSQIPHLREIQLPATSAQILGQQPAPTNPPATPGEVIAITGVQANPTDNGVEVILQTPSGEQLRIINHSTGNSYIADIPNAQLRLSSGDAIAFSSKNPVAGITEITVTNLDASTIRVTVTGETTLPTVELFDSDAGLIVGLTPAETVLQPQAPATDDETIEIVVTGEQDTYRVPNTSVGTRTNTPLRDIPQSIQVIPQQVIRDQGANRLGEILENAPGVSQAGRSSRSIFNEFNSRGFSLNFLRNGVPEQSGTGINSIVSNIERVEILKGPASVLFGLGSPGGSANVVTKKPLQEPFYAVEATIGNFNSYSSSIDLSGSLDENTDDNTTVLYRLNASANTTESFIDFFDRQNYLVAPSLTWQIDERTELTIDAEYQRITGTRLDYGLPPEGTILPNPNGKIPRNRYRGEPSLDENDTQIYRVGYDLEHHFSENWQVRSRFQTVFYKDIYAVAVPQGLLANKREEPRFYGKYDAFLENYQLDNYVVGRFAIGSIQHQLVAGFNLYREILAYANGIEGNVAPLDVFNPIYGAPVTDITTYDDRTRTRGIGLYLQDQITLAENLIVLLGGRFDISNQKYDFFTDSTSSSQQDEAFSPRVGIVYQPIEPISLYASYSRSFRPQRGRASDNSQFKPERGTQYEIGVKADLTDRLSATLALFHLTRSNVLTTDPNNLLFSIQTGEQRSQGVEFDLSGEILPGWNIFAGLALIDAEITEDNDLPVGNQLNNVPSNSLNLWTTYELQSGSLQGLGFGLGIFYAGERQGDLDNSFQLPSYIRTDAAIFYTRNNFRAALNLRNLFDVEYFTSARGRNNVLYGDPFTVQGTLSWEF, encoded by the coding sequence ATGAGGGGTTGGTGTTTATCCGCGAGTGTTGGTCTATCGTTTTTAATCAGTATGGCAGGATGTTTGAGTGCGATCGCGGTTTCATCGGTATCGGTACAGGAAAAACCGCATCGCCAAGATGTCGAGACGAAGTATGAAACGCATTCTCAAATTCCTCACCTGCGTGAAATTCAACTTCCTGCAACTAGCGCTCAAATTTTGGGACAACAACCCGCACCAACCAACCCGCCAGCAACCCCAGGGGAAGTTATTGCAATTACGGGAGTGCAAGCAAATCCTACGGATAACGGTGTGGAGGTGATTTTACAAACTCCTAGTGGCGAACAATTACGAATCATCAATCACAGTACGGGGAATAGTTACATTGCAGATATACCCAATGCACAGTTGCGTTTATCGAGTGGAGATGCGATCGCCTTTAGTAGTAAAAATCCCGTTGCAGGGATTACTGAAATTACAGTGACAAATCTCGATGCGAGTACGATTCGCGTCACGGTAACGGGTGAAACCACATTACCAACGGTAGAGTTATTTGACAGCGACGCGGGACTGATTGTTGGGTTGACTCCTGCCGAAACAGTATTGCAACCACAAGCACCTGCTACTGATGACGAAACGATTGAGATTGTAGTAACAGGTGAACAAGATACCTATCGCGTACCAAATACGAGTGTGGGAACGAGAACAAATACACCTTTGCGTGATATCCCCCAATCAATTCAAGTCATTCCGCAGCAGGTGATTAGAGATCAAGGTGCAAACCGTTTAGGAGAAATTTTAGAAAATGCACCAGGCGTGTCACAGGCAGGTAGATCCTCTCGTTCAATTTTTAATGAGTTCAACAGCCGAGGATTTTCACTTAATTTTCTTAGAAACGGAGTTCCGGAGCAATCAGGGACTGGAATTAACTCCATTGTCTCTAATATTGAGCGTGTTGAAATTCTCAAAGGACCAGCTTCTGTTCTCTTTGGGTTAGGCTCCCCAGGAGGATCAGCTAACGTAGTCACCAAAAAACCGCTACAAGAACCTTTTTATGCAGTTGAGGCTACTATTGGCAACTTCAATTCCTATAGTAGTTCAATTGATTTGTCTGGATCGCTCGATGAGAACACAGATGATAACACAACCGTTTTGTATCGATTGAATGCCAGTGCGAACACCACCGAAAGCTTTATTGACTTTTTCGATAGACAAAATTACTTAGTTGCACCCAGTTTAACCTGGCAAATTGATGAGCGAACTGAGCTAACTATAGATGCTGAGTACCAAAGAATTACTGGAACAAGATTAGATTACGGTCTTCCACCAGAAGGAACTATACTCCCAAATCCCAACGGTAAAATTCCCAGAAACCGTTATAGAGGAGAGCCTTCATTAGATGAGAATGACACGCAAATATATCGGGTTGGCTACGATCTTGAACATCATTTTAGCGAAAATTGGCAAGTTCGCAGTCGCTTTCAAACCGTGTTTTATAAAGATATTTATGCAGTAGCTGTACCTCAGGGATTATTAGCCAATAAGCGCGAAGAGCCTAGGTTCTATGGCAAATATGATGCTTTTCTTGAAAACTATCAACTAGACAACTATGTTGTAGGCAGGTTTGCGATTGGCAGTATTCAACATCAACTCGTGGCAGGGTTTAACTTATATCGAGAAATTCTTGCCTATGCTAATGGTATTGAAGGAAATGTCGCTCCGCTCGATGTTTTTAACCCTATTTACGGCGCACCTGTAACAGACATCACAACTTATGATGACAGAACGCGAACCCGAGGGATAGGGTTGTACCTACAAGACCAAATCACGCTGGCAGAAAATCTGATCGTGCTTCTCGGTGGACGGTTTGATATTTCCAATCAAAAATATGATTTTTTTACTGACTCGACAAGCTCGTCGCAGCAGGATGAAGCTTTTAGTCCACGGGTTGGGATCGTTTATCAACCGATTGAACCGATTTCGCTCTATGCGAGTTACAGTCGCTCATTTCGTCCACAGAGAGGCAGAGCATCGGATAACAGTCAATTCAAACCAGAGCGGGGCACGCAGTATGAGATTGGAGTGAAAGCCGATCTCACTGACAGACTTTCAGCGACACTTGCTCTATTTCATTTAACCCGTTCCAATGTATTGACCACCGATCCGAATAATCTTTTATTTTCGATTCAGACGGGTGAGCAACGCAGTCAAGGAGTTGAGTTTGATTTATCCGGCGAAATTTTACCTGGATGGAACATTTTTGCAGGCTTGGCATTAATTGACGCAGAAATTACTGAAGATAATGACCTGCCAGTTGGCAATCAATTGAATAATGTGCCAAGCAACTCACTCAATTTGTGGACAACCTATGAATTACAATCGGGTAGCTTGCAAGGGCTGGGCTTTGGTTTAGGAATTTTCTACGCTGGAGAACGCCAAGGCGATCTTGATAACTCATTTCAGTTACCTAGCTACATTCGCACCGATGCTGCGATATTTTATACAAGAAACAACTTCCGCGCCGCGCTCAATCTCAGAAATTTGTTTGATGTTGAGTATTTTACATCAGCTAGGGGTAGGAACAACGTTCTTTATGGAGACCCATTTACGGTACAAGGAACTCTTTCCTGGGAATTTTAA
- a CDS encoding iron-siderophore ABC transporter substrate-binding protein — MLVSISLRRLTHLILLSILTAILVSACNTTRDTNISSYQQPVENCRSVQHVMGSTCIPRNPQRLVNLAADGLANIWALGIRPIASTYAPGSPIPKYLQGKVEQVESVGDYKTPNLEKVLKLKPDLIIYDSQYESQLKSIYKQLSSIAPTVILNTPFPPPPWIDMFEELATVLGKEEVSQQLIAQYWQRVEKLKQALGDRRQTLEVSIANTSSEYGIWSYGEKHFSGSILKDIGLQRPPAQRGDFFYIENISQEKISDIDGDVLFFVSWEREDDRKTLDKLKQNPLWSQLEVVQNNKVYVVGTHWHNSDIYAINAILDDLETYLVNRYQ, encoded by the coding sequence ATGCTCGTGAGTATTTCTTTGCGCCGCCTCACCCACCTGATACTTTTGAGTATCTTAACAGCAATCCTGGTTTCCGCTTGTAACACAACTCGTGACACCAATATTAGTAGCTACCAACAGCCTGTTGAGAATTGCCGAAGTGTGCAACACGTCATGGGTAGCACCTGCATTCCGCGCAACCCTCAACGATTAGTGAATCTTGCAGCGGATGGTTTAGCTAATATTTGGGCGTTAGGTATCCGACCGATTGCATCGACTTATGCTCCAGGTTCTCCTATACCAAAATATCTTCAAGGTAAAGTAGAGCAAGTAGAATCTGTTGGCGATTATAAAACTCCGAACCTAGAAAAAGTTTTGAAACTTAAACCCGACCTAATTATTTATGATTCTCAGTATGAGTCTCAGTTGAAAAGTATTTACAAACAGTTGTCTTCTATTGCACCTACCGTAATCCTCAATACACCCTTTCCTCCACCCCCCTGGATAGATATGTTCGAGGAACTTGCTACTGTTTTGGGCAAAGAAGAAGTTAGTCAGCAATTGATCGCTCAGTATTGGCAACGGGTGGAAAAACTGAAGCAAGCTTTAGGAGATCGCCGCCAAACACTAGAAGTATCGATTGCCAATACCTCTTCAGAATACGGCATCTGGTCTTATGGGGAAAAGCATTTCTCTGGGTCAATTTTGAAGGATATTGGTCTACAACGTCCGCCAGCACAGCGCGGCGATTTCTTCTATATCGAAAATATATCTCAAGAAAAAATATCTGATATTGATGGAGACGTTCTCTTCTTTGTCTCTTGGGAAAGGGAAGACGATCGAAAAACGTTAGATAAGCTTAAACAAAATCCTTTGTGGTCACAACTCGAAGTTGTGCAAAACAATAAAGTTTATGTTGTAGGTACACATTGGCATAATTCAGATATTTATGCGATTAATGCTATCCTTGATGACCTAGAAACATACCTTGTTAACAGATATCAGTAA
- a CDS encoding PD-(D/E)XK nuclease family protein — MPPNIDLLPAISAKSIRLEGKQFFVDDQGDRLPSVTTILNATKPQEQRERLFNWRQRVGTEQANKIAGTASRRGTQTHKQIQRYLLGKDPVCPENSISYWESIKPVLQDIDTVRLVEGSIFHYDLGYSGKVDCVASYKDTPVLCEWKTADKPKGSIERLYEYPLQLAAYLGAVNHSYQDYGIKLDHALLVVAIPDTPAEVFWFEPAQIQYYWQQWIERVEAYRKLQKPEFDW; from the coding sequence ATGCCGCCAAATATCGATTTGTTACCTGCAATCTCAGCAAAATCAATTCGGCTAGAAGGAAAGCAATTTTTTGTGGATGATCAAGGCGATCGCCTACCAAGTGTCACGACAATTCTCAACGCCACCAAACCGCAAGAACAACGGGAAAGACTTTTCAATTGGCGACAGCGTGTTGGTACAGAACAAGCAAATAAAATTGCTGGAACTGCAAGTCGTCGAGGTACGCAGACACACAAACAAATTCAGCGCTACCTTTTAGGTAAAGATCCCGTTTGTCCAGAAAATAGCATTTCTTACTGGGAAAGTATCAAACCAGTATTGCAAGATATCGACACTGTGCGTCTAGTTGAAGGCTCAATTTTTCACTACGACTTAGGCTACTCTGGTAAAGTCGATTGCGTTGCGAGTTACAAAGATACTCCTGTTCTGTGCGAGTGGAAAACGGCTGATAAACCGAAAGGTTCCATCGAGCGACTTTATGAATATCCCCTACAACTTGCTGCTTATCTCGGAGCCGTTAATCATTCTTACCAAGATTATGGTATTAAACTCGACCATGCACTTTTAGTTGTTGCAATTCCAGACACACCAGCTGAAGTCTTTTGGTTTGAACCAGCACAAATTCAATATTATTGGCAACAGTGGATTGAGCGAGTAGAAGCTTACCGAAAATTACAAAAACCGGAGTTTGATTGGTAG
- a CDS encoding S-layer homology domain-containing protein — protein sequence MSRIRRLAGTLCMVMVIQSTNAIAQTPPATLSTPDAIQQVVAAGLMNNYADGQFHPERFISRAELASILVNAFALDTRAAATQENLVEVQDVPASHWAFNDIQTVLKTGIMRGYRGNMFFPNQRVNRAEAFAIFAQAYGVYQFPDDTVAEILTPYPDAASVPTWARRSIATALNEGFVNTDAQGNIRPLQPVTRGDMAYALSRYLTKQQQPGV from the coding sequence ATGTCCCGAATACGTCGGCTTGCTGGTACACTTTGTATGGTGATGGTCATTCAAAGTACGAATGCGATCGCGCAAACACCACCTGCAACATTATCTACTCCTGATGCAATCCAACAAGTTGTTGCTGCGGGATTAATGAATAATTATGCTGATGGGCAATTTCATCCTGAACGATTTATTAGTCGCGCTGAACTTGCATCAATTTTAGTCAATGCCTTTGCCCTTGATACACGTGCGGCTGCTACACAAGAAAACTTAGTAGAAGTTCAAGATGTTCCTGCTTCGCACTGGGCTTTTAACGACATTCAAACTGTGCTGAAAACTGGGATTATGCGCGGTTATCGGGGAAATATGTTTTTTCCTAACCAAAGGGTGAACCGTGCAGAAGCCTTCGCGATTTTTGCCCAAGCTTATGGAGTCTATCAATTTCCTGATGATACCGTTGCTGAGATTCTCACGCCATATCCTGATGCTGCATCCGTTCCCACATGGGCAAGACGATCTATTGCTACAGCATTAAATGAGGGATTTGTCAATACTGATGCTCAAGGTAATATTAGACCACTACAACCAGTAACGCGCGGTGATATGGCTTATGCACTCAGCAGATATTTAACAAAACAACAGCAACCAGGAGTATGA
- a CDS encoding chromophore lyase CpcT/CpeT produces MGSKKSIAILVSAAVFTYTSPINAAPANNQPSLTQQVQEVVSHLDGAMDTSAQARANPNAPDVRITTCKVTVKNAGAIARPHAVFMYQEQALSQRLSQPYRQRFLRIAPSVDHNSIESAVFRPPTPQAWIGLCNKPEAQRIINVKDIGTSNCSVFLGRQQQNYIGETSASGCPSNYKGAVRITNRITLHQAGMDTWDRGFDATGNQVWGAEGEAYQFRWIGGNRGAGEQREQREQRSNDL; encoded by the coding sequence GTGGGAAGTAAAAAGAGTATTGCAATATTAGTGAGTGCTGCGGTTTTCACTTATACGAGTCCAATTAACGCTGCGCCTGCAAATAATCAACCTTCACTTACGCAACAAGTACAAGAAGTTGTTTCTCACCTTGATGGCGCGATGGATACCTCTGCACAAGCCCGTGCAAATCCTAATGCACCAGATGTCCGTATCACGACTTGTAAAGTGACAGTCAAAAATGCTGGTGCGATCGCGCGTCCTCATGCGGTATTTATGTATCAAGAACAAGCACTTTCACAACGACTTTCCCAGCCTTATCGTCAGCGTTTTTTGCGAATTGCACCGAGTGTAGATCACAATAGTATCGAGTCAGCTGTCTTTCGACCCCCAACACCGCAAGCTTGGATTGGTTTATGCAATAAACCTGAAGCGCAACGCATCATTAACGTAAAAGATATTGGCACATCAAACTGTAGCGTCTTTCTGGGTCGCCAACAACAGAATTATATCGGAGAAACATCCGCGTCGGGATGTCCAAGTAATTACAAAGGTGCAGTACGAATCACAAATCGCATTACTTTACACCAAGCAGGTATGGATACTTGGGATCGCGGCTTTGATGCTACAGGTAATCAAGTTTGGGGTGCAGAAGGTGAGGCTTATCAATTTCGTTGGATTGGAGGGAACAGGGGAGCAGGGGAGCAGAGGGAGCAGAGGGAGCAGAGGAGCAATGACTTGTAG